A window of the Streptomyces sp. Ag109_O5-10 genome harbors these coding sequences:
- a CDS encoding C40 family peptidase → MNVSTRGRRLRSLAATAAIVCAIAVLPGPSYATPGKPDPRNDKSIEDIQDELNGLYRQAEVATEAYDAAGVKATEQEKRLASLHTDLARTESKLADLHDLAGAAARTQYRGGNLDSTGLQLLLGDHPEHALDDAAQARQALRDVVTVSENQANVRAQLSRQTDAAAEKLRELKNTRADKAEAKQKIEKRIAEAEQIEAGLKKEQTRKLAQLEKDQAKEAEARWTGPGSGGGTSTGTGSSGGRTKVSGAAGKAVDFALAQIGKPYVWGAVGPSSYDCSGLTSTAWAAAGHPIPRTSQAQWQGLTRVSLSSVQPGDLIIYYDATHVGMYIGGGQIVHAPRPGRTVTTAPAASMPILGVVRPGV, encoded by the coding sequence ATGAACGTGTCGACCCGTGGCAGACGGCTGCGGAGCCTGGCCGCCACCGCGGCCATCGTCTGCGCGATCGCCGTGTTACCCGGCCCGAGTTACGCGACTCCCGGCAAACCGGATCCGCGCAACGACAAGTCGATCGAGGACATCCAGGACGAGCTGAACGGCCTCTACCGGCAGGCGGAGGTGGCGACCGAGGCCTACGACGCGGCCGGCGTGAAGGCGACCGAGCAGGAGAAGCGGCTCGCGTCGCTCCACACGGACCTGGCCCGTACCGAGAGCAAGCTCGCCGACCTGCACGACCTCGCGGGCGCGGCCGCCCGCACGCAGTACCGTGGCGGCAATCTCGACTCCACGGGCCTCCAGCTCCTGCTCGGCGACCACCCCGAGCACGCCCTGGACGACGCCGCCCAGGCCCGGCAGGCCCTGCGCGACGTGGTGACCGTGTCCGAGAACCAGGCGAACGTCCGCGCGCAGCTGAGCCGGCAGACGGACGCCGCCGCGGAGAAGCTGCGGGAACTGAAGAACACGCGCGCGGACAAGGCCGAGGCGAAGCAGAAGATCGAGAAGAGGATCGCCGAGGCCGAACAGATCGAGGCGGGCCTGAAGAAGGAACAGACCCGCAAGCTGGCCCAGTTGGAGAAGGATCAGGCGAAGGAGGCCGAGGCCAGGTGGACGGGACCCGGTTCCGGCGGCGGTACCTCGACCGGCACCGGTTCGAGCGGCGGCCGGACGAAGGTCAGCGGAGCGGCCGGGAAAGCCGTCGACTTCGCGTTGGCGCAGATCGGCAAACCGTACGTCTGGGGCGCCGTGGGCCCCTCGTCGTACGACTGCTCGGGGCTGACCTCCACCGCGTGGGCGGCGGCCGGGCACCCCATACCCCGCACCTCGCAGGCGCAGTGGCAGGGGCTGACCCGGGTCAGCCTGTCCTCCGTGCAGCCCGGCGACCTGATCATCTACTACGACGCCACCCACGTGGGCATGTACATAGGCGGCGGACAGATCGTCCACGCCCCGCGGCCCGGACGCACGGTCACGACCGCCCCGGCCGCCTCCATGCCCATCCTCGGTGTCGTCCGACCCGGAGTCTGA
- a CDS encoding transglycosylase SLT domain-containing protein, with amino-acid sequence MSRITVRGLAVASATAVTAVGSVVGVASGSSAQNNDAEATAADSTLLADLPAGQQARVQTTSLTQQAEAMAVQADAGARKDAEQAARTAAAKAAKAKKAAAEEREKAKAAAGDPTAGFPVQSSYTVAQIKAIAAEIVGSGQFQCFSNIVDHESTWNYLAVNPSSGAYGLVQALPGNKMASVAADWQTNPATQIKWGLNYMNTTYGSPCQAWAFWQVHHAY; translated from the coding sequence GTGAGCCGCATAACGGTCCGGGGACTCGCGGTGGCGTCGGCCACCGCGGTCACCGCTGTCGGAAGTGTCGTCGGTGTCGCCTCGGGCAGCAGCGCGCAGAACAACGACGCGGAGGCGACCGCGGCCGACTCCACCCTCCTCGCGGACCTCCCCGCGGGGCAGCAGGCCCGGGTGCAGACCACGTCGCTGACGCAGCAGGCCGAGGCCATGGCGGTGCAGGCGGACGCGGGCGCCCGCAAGGACGCCGAGCAGGCCGCCCGGACCGCTGCGGCCAAGGCCGCCAAGGCCAAGAAGGCCGCCGCCGAGGAACGGGAAAAGGCCAAGGCCGCGGCCGGCGACCCCACCGCCGGCTTCCCGGTGCAGAGTTCCTACACCGTGGCGCAGATCAAGGCGATCGCCGCGGAGATCGTGGGCAGCGGCCAGTTCCAGTGCTTCAGCAACATCGTGGATCACGAGTCCACCTGGAACTACCTCGCGGTGAACCCCTCTTCCGGCGCCTACGGCCTCGTCCAGGCCCTGCCGGGCAACAAGATGGCCTCCGTGGCCGCCGACTGGCAGACCAATCCGGCCACGCAGATCAAGTGGGGCCTCAACTACATGAACACCACATACGGCAGCCCCTGCCAGGCCTGGGCGTTCTGGCAGGTCCACCACGCCTACTGA
- a CDS encoding N-acetylglucosamine kinase, producing MKSDANRRDGWVVGIDAGGTRTRAVLADARDGQVRGEGEAGPGNALTVPGPELAAHLAEAVASAVPAAMRGQVLAVAAGFAGAARAPEEERGRVRARAALGAALSRLGIRTGAVEVHSDVEAAFAGAPGRPADGLALVAGTGVVAARIVGRVPAATSGGDGWLLGDDGGGFWIGREATRAALRAVDGRGGPTVLTATVGRALGVAADTLPPAGGGCWAPARRAAYRAGLLPAVLDRPPVRLADLAPLVLEAAADNDLVARGILREAVAHLVLTVHALRPRPGELLVVTGGLTAPDGPLLTPLAARLAGLTIVPVADGRAGAVALARLLTGHRPADTP from the coding sequence ATGAAAAGTGACGCGAACCGGCGCGACGGGTGGGTCGTCGGGATCGACGCCGGCGGCACCCGGACCCGTGCGGTCCTCGCGGACGCGCGTGACGGGCAGGTGCGCGGGGAGGGCGAGGCCGGGCCGGGCAACGCGCTGACCGTGCCCGGGCCCGAACTCGCCGCACATCTGGCCGAGGCGGTCGCGTCGGCCGTGCCCGCGGCGATGCGGGGGCAAGTCCTCGCGGTCGCCGCCGGTTTCGCGGGCGCCGCCCGGGCGCCGGAGGAGGAGCGGGGCCGGGTACGCGCGCGGGCCGCACTCGGCGCGGCGCTGTCACGGCTGGGGATCCGCACCGGTGCCGTCGAGGTCCACAGCGACGTCGAGGCGGCCTTCGCCGGGGCGCCCGGGCGCCCGGCGGACGGACTCGCCCTGGTGGCCGGCACGGGAGTGGTCGCCGCCCGGATCGTGGGGCGTGTGCCGGCCGCCACCTCTGGCGGGGACGGCTGGCTGCTCGGGGACGACGGCGGCGGGTTCTGGATCGGCCGCGAGGCGACCCGGGCGGCGCTGCGGGCCGTGGACGGGCGGGGCGGACCGACCGTGCTGACCGCCACCGTCGGCCGGGCTCTTGGGGTTGCGGCCGACACGCTGCCGCCGGCCGGCGGTGGGTGCTGGGCGCCCGCCCGGCGGGCCGCCTACCGGGCGGGGCTGCTGCCCGCCGTGCTGGACCGCCCGCCGGTACGGCTGGCCGACCTCGCGCCACTGGTGCTTGAGGCGGCGGCGGACAACGATCTCGTCGCCCGGGGGATCCTCCGGGAGGCGGTCGCCCATCTCGTCCTGACCGTGCACGCGTTGCGACCACGCCCGGGCGAACTCCTGGTCGTCACGGGCGGCTTGACCGCCCCGGACGGTCCGCTGCTCACCCCGCTCGCGGCACGGCTCGCCGGCCTCACGATCGTCCCGGTGGCGGACGGCCGGGCGGGGGCCGTGGCACTGGCACGGCTGCTCACCGGCCATCGGCCCGCCGACACCCCGTGA
- a CDS encoding MurR/RpiR family transcriptional regulator, producing the protein MPSTDVTALIRTELPRLAGSLRKVGELILADPAAVAHCSAAELGRRTGTSQATVTRFCRAVGLDSYQHLLIALAQERGRGEVSDWGTAEIGPDISPDDSLERVVKVVGTADLRAVQQTLDRIDLDAVERAAQAMARARRIDVYGVGGSGAVAQETETRLFRIGCSVRGWTEVHAAVTSAALLTPADVALGISHSGSTRETTEPFETAGRRGATTIALTADPRSPLARAAGIRLISSTPETSFPTGIIGARHSVLLLIDCLYVRVAQLTYQRASAALALTDHIAGQHAVRARRSH; encoded by the coding sequence ATGCCCTCGACCGACGTCACCGCACTGATCCGAACCGAGCTGCCGCGCCTGGCCGGTTCCCTGCGGAAGGTGGGCGAGCTGATCCTCGCGGATCCGGCCGCCGTCGCGCACTGTTCGGCCGCGGAGCTGGGCCGCCGTACCGGCACCTCGCAGGCGACCGTCACCCGTTTCTGCCGGGCCGTCGGTCTCGACTCCTACCAGCACCTGCTGATCGCGCTCGCGCAGGAGCGGGGCCGCGGCGAGGTCTCCGACTGGGGCACGGCCGAGATCGGTCCGGACATCTCCCCGGACGACAGCCTGGAGCGAGTGGTGAAGGTGGTCGGCACCGCGGACCTGCGGGCCGTCCAGCAGACCCTGGACCGGATCGACCTGGACGCGGTCGAGCGGGCCGCGCAGGCGATGGCCCGGGCCCGCAGGATCGACGTCTACGGCGTGGGCGGCAGCGGCGCGGTGGCGCAGGAGACCGAGACCCGGCTGTTCCGGATCGGCTGTTCGGTGCGCGGCTGGACCGAGGTGCACGCCGCGGTCACCTCCGCCGCGCTGCTCACCCCCGCCGACGTCGCGCTCGGCATCTCGCACTCCGGGTCCACCCGCGAGACGACCGAGCCGTTCGAGACGGCCGGGCGGCGCGGCGCGACCACGATCGCCCTCACCGCCGACCCGCGTTCCCCGCTCGCCCGCGCCGCCGGCATCCGGCTCATCTCGTCCACCCCGGAGACCAGCTTCCCCACCGGCATCATCGGCGCCCGCCACTCGGTGCTGCTGCTCATCGACTGCCTGTACGTCCGGGTCGCCCAGCTCACCTACCAACGGGCCAGCGCCGCACTGGCGTTGACCGACCACATCGCCGGGCAGCACGCGGTGAGGGCCCGGCGATCGCACTGA
- a CDS encoding FUSC family protein: MTWLRGKDPDLAATRRAARTALVMPALFALCNEVLHSPTMASYAAFGSFSMLLLVDYSGPMVERLRAQAALTVAWLVLICLGTLVAPWLWLAVAATVVVGFAVLFAGVVSSVLAGSSTALLLAFVLPVTAPVPLSLLPARLAGAGLAGAVALPAVALLWPRPVADLLSAPAAAVCRAAAGYLRIRADLPGKDGPGSDAELCRAGAEHTARADAELRGVFGATTCRPTGLSATSRALVRLVDQLTWLCAVLVDRSEYTDEPPACDPAAHTVRRAAAHVLEAACDLLTDLDGDTGPLRTRESDLRAALAGMEHSSTVQVPAEHPGGTSTAEVYGFIAALDVSFRAQELGFAVLQIAENVDLAATAWQRSWPERLLGLEPGALTAPLAAARERAVAHLEPDSVWLHNSLRGAVGLGIAVFLAGVTGVGHSFWVLLGTLSVLRSNALSTGQNAVRAVLGTVGGSVVGAVLLRLIGHHGTALWFVLPVAILCAGIAPAAISFAAGQAAFTVTLVVLFNIGHDPNWHIALLRVQDIALGCLVSVVVAVFFWPRGARAAVHKALAEAYDDSARYLGRAVDYALGHRDPTDPDPQGRVAAAAARRLDDAFRNYLAERGAKPLSLSCATTLVTGVVGLRLAAEAVVSLWRGEDLARVQAVRADAHRAVLGSAALVTGWYHDFAASLGGRTAVPDALPLRPEGAARLVESVRTELSDGQGRATPVAVRVIWTDDHVDAARRLQPALSEAARAQARSQHRRVRKAQTGSTAAPEPGSASSPRGSER; the protein is encoded by the coding sequence GTGACGTGGTTGCGCGGCAAGGACCCGGATCTCGCGGCGACCCGGCGGGCCGCGCGTACGGCGCTGGTGATGCCCGCCCTGTTCGCCCTGTGCAACGAGGTGCTGCACTCCCCGACGATGGCGAGCTACGCGGCGTTCGGCTCGTTCTCGATGCTGCTGCTGGTGGACTACTCGGGGCCGATGGTGGAGCGGCTGCGGGCGCAGGCGGCGCTCACGGTGGCGTGGCTGGTGCTGATCTGCCTCGGCACGCTGGTCGCGCCGTGGCTCTGGCTCGCCGTGGCGGCCACGGTCGTGGTCGGGTTCGCGGTCCTGTTCGCCGGTGTGGTCAGCTCGGTCCTGGCAGGCAGTTCGACAGCGCTGCTGCTGGCCTTCGTGCTGCCGGTGACCGCCCCGGTGCCCTTGTCGCTGCTGCCCGCGCGCCTGGCCGGCGCGGGCCTGGCGGGGGCGGTGGCACTGCCGGCCGTCGCCCTGCTGTGGCCGCGTCCCGTGGCCGACCTGCTCAGCGCTCCGGCGGCGGCCGTCTGCCGGGCCGCCGCCGGGTATCTGCGGATCCGCGCGGACCTGCCGGGGAAGGACGGGCCGGGGTCCGACGCCGAGCTGTGCCGGGCGGGGGCCGAGCACACCGCCCGGGCCGACGCGGAGCTGCGCGGGGTCTTCGGCGCCACGACGTGCCGCCCCACCGGTCTGTCCGCGACCTCGCGTGCCCTGGTCCGGCTGGTGGACCAGCTCACCTGGCTGTGCGCCGTCCTCGTCGACCGGTCCGAGTACACCGACGAGCCCCCGGCCTGCGATCCGGCCGCGCACACCGTACGCCGCGCCGCCGCGCACGTCCTGGAGGCGGCCTGCGATCTGCTCACGGACCTGGACGGGGACACCGGTCCGCTGCGGACCCGGGAGAGCGACCTGCGGGCGGCACTGGCCGGGATGGAGCACAGCTCCACCGTCCAGGTGCCCGCCGAGCACCCCGGCGGCACCAGCACGGCGGAGGTCTACGGGTTCATCGCCGCGCTCGACGTGTCCTTCCGCGCCCAGGAGCTCGGTTTCGCCGTGCTGCAGATCGCCGAGAACGTCGACCTGGCGGCCACCGCCTGGCAGCGCAGCTGGCCTGAGCGGCTCCTCGGCCTCGAGCCGGGCGCGCTGACCGCGCCCCTCGCGGCCGCGCGGGAACGCGCCGTCGCCCATCTCGAGCCGGACTCGGTGTGGCTGCACAACAGCCTGCGCGGCGCCGTCGGCCTGGGCATCGCCGTGTTCCTGGCCGGGGTCACCGGTGTGGGGCACTCCTTCTGGGTGCTGCTGGGCACCCTTTCCGTGCTCCGCTCGAACGCGCTCAGCACCGGCCAGAACGCCGTCCGCGCCGTCCTCGGCACGGTCGGCGGGTCGGTGGTGGGCGCCGTGTTGCTGCGGCTGATCGGCCACCACGGCACGGCGCTGTGGTTCGTGCTCCCCGTGGCCATCCTGTGCGCCGGGATCGCGCCCGCCGCCATCTCCTTCGCGGCCGGGCAGGCCGCGTTCACCGTCACGCTGGTGGTGCTGTTCAACATCGGCCACGACCCGAACTGGCACATCGCCCTGCTGCGCGTCCAGGACATCGCGCTTGGGTGCCTGGTCAGCGTGGTGGTGGCGGTGTTCTTCTGGCCGCGCGGCGCCCGGGCCGCCGTCCACAAGGCACTCGCCGAGGCGTACGACGACAGCGCCCGCTACCTCGGGCGCGCCGTGGACTACGCGCTCGGTCACCGCGATCCCACCGATCCCGATCCGCAGGGCCGGGTGGCGGCGGCCGCGGCCCGCCGCCTCGACGACGCGTTCCGCAACTACCTCGCCGAGCGCGGTGCCAAGCCGCTGTCGCTGTCCTGCGCGACCACTCTCGTCACCGGGGTCGTCGGGCTCCGGCTGGCCGCCGAGGCCGTCGTCTCGCTGTGGCGGGGCGAGGACCTGGCGCGGGTCCAGGCCGTCCGGGCCGACGCCCATCGTGCCGTCCTCGGCTCGGCGGCGCTGGTCACCGGCTGGTACCACGACTTCGCCGCGAGCCTCGGGGGCCGTACGGCCGTGCCCGACGCCCTTCCGCTCCGGCCCGAGGGGGCGGCGCGGCTCGTGGAGTCCGTCCGCACCGAACTCAGCGACGGTCAGGGCCGGGCCACCCCCGTCGCGGTCCGGGTCATCTGGACCGACGACCACGTCGACGCCGCCCGCCGCCTCCAGCCGGCCCTGTCCGAGGCCGCCAGGGCCCAGGCGAGGTCACAGCACCGCCGAGTGCGGAAGGCACAGACCGGTTCGACCGCGGCACCGGAACCGGGCAGCGCGTCATCGCCGCGCGGCTCGGAGCGGTGA
- a CDS encoding polysaccharide deacetylase family protein, which translates to MARHGGRGWYGQVAAAALGVTAVTVAASLWTAQAGPVTGPAKAGTSVHHPAPKAAAAAVSAQIAHASDRGTRGVNITIDDGPDPVWTPKVLQVLKEYGVKATFCMIGPQAKAHPDLVRAVVAAGHRLCDHTVSHDVTMDTKSEAYQSREILDADSMITEASGGVRPLYYRAPGGAFAPYSRKVAASHGMRPLGWNVDSKDFERPGTAAIVATVKEELPNGPTVLFHDAGGDRSETVDALREVLPWLKEQGYSFGFPVR; encoded by the coding sequence ATGGCGCGGCACGGCGGACGGGGATGGTACGGCCAGGTGGCCGCGGCGGCGCTCGGGGTCACGGCCGTGACCGTGGCCGCCTCGCTGTGGACCGCACAGGCAGGTCCCGTCACCGGCCCCGCGAAGGCCGGGACCTCGGTGCACCATCCCGCGCCGAAGGCGGCTGCGGCCGCGGTGTCCGCGCAGATCGCGCACGCCTCGGACCGGGGCACGCGGGGCGTGAACATCACCATCGACGACGGACCGGACCCGGTCTGGACCCCCAAGGTGCTCCAGGTGCTCAAGGAGTACGGCGTGAAGGCCACGTTCTGCATGATCGGACCGCAGGCGAAGGCCCACCCGGACCTGGTCAGGGCAGTGGTGGCCGCCGGGCACCGGCTCTGCGACCACACGGTCTCCCACGACGTCACCATGGACACCAAGTCCGAGGCCTACCAGTCCCGGGAGATCCTCGACGCCGACAGCATGATCACCGAAGCGTCGGGGGGTGTGCGGCCGCTCTACTACCGCGCCCCCGGCGGCGCCTTCGCCCCGTACAGCCGCAAGGTCGCCGCCTCCCACGGCATGCGCCCGCTCGGCTGGAACGTCGACTCGAAGGACTTCGAGCGCCCCGGCACGGCCGCCATCGTCGCCACCGTCAAGGAGGAACTGCCGAACGGGCCGACCGTCCTCTTCCACGACGCCGGCGGCGACCGCTCCGAGACGGTCGACGCCCTGCGCGAGGTGCTTCCGTGGCTGAAGGAACAGGGGTACTCGTTCGGCTTCCCGGTGCGCTGA
- a CDS encoding LLM class flavin-dependent oxidoreductase: MRTATTIEASGGEHWSRTSDFVVEAEKLGLDVCWVAEAWGSDAPSALGYYAALTDRMLLGSGIMQLGTRTPTAVAQTAITLSNLSGGRFLLGLGASGPQVIEGLHGIPFARPLRRMRETVEIVRQVVAGGRLSYSGAEFTLPLPGGEAVPMRLSMRAEHDIPVYLAALSPAMLRLTGEAADGWLGTSFVPEGAADAYFAHLDEGLARSGRTRADLDVCQGAEVAFAADEEALGAMVAGRKKELAFSLGGMGSASTNFYNNAYSRQGWAEVAAEVRERWQAGDRDGAAGLVTDEMVLGTTLIGTEAMVRERLAVWRDAGVDTVRLYPAGETLEDRLTTLGRAIELVREAGAPA; encoded by the coding sequence ATGCGGACGGCCACCACGATCGAGGCCTCGGGCGGCGAACACTGGTCCCGGACGAGCGACTTCGTCGTCGAGGCCGAGAAGCTGGGCCTGGACGTCTGCTGGGTCGCCGAGGCCTGGGGCTCCGACGCGCCCTCCGCGCTCGGCTACTACGCGGCGCTCACCGACCGGATGCTGCTCGGCTCCGGCATCATGCAGCTCGGCACCCGGACACCGACGGCCGTGGCCCAGACGGCCATCACCCTCTCCAACCTGTCCGGCGGGCGCTTCCTGCTCGGTCTCGGCGCCTCCGGCCCGCAGGTGATCGAGGGGCTGCACGGCATCCCCTTCGCGCGGCCGCTGCGCCGCATGCGCGAGACCGTGGAGATCGTCCGGCAAGTCGTCGCCGGCGGCCGGCTCTCCTACTCCGGCGCCGAGTTCACACTGCCCCTGCCCGGCGGCGAGGCCGTCCCGATGCGGCTGTCGATGCGCGCCGAGCACGACATCCCCGTCTACCTCGCCGCCCTCTCCCCCGCCATGCTGCGGCTGACCGGCGAGGCCGCCGACGGCTGGCTCGGCACCAGCTTCGTGCCCGAGGGCGCCGCCGACGCCTACTTCGCGCACCTCGACGAGGGCCTGGCCCGCAGCGGTCGTACCCGCGCGGACCTGGACGTCTGCCAGGGCGCGGAGGTCGCCTTCGCGGCCGACGAGGAGGCGCTCGGCGCGATGGTCGCCGGACGCAAGAAAGAACTCGCCTTCAGCCTCGGCGGGATGGGCTCGGCGTCCACGAACTTCTACAACAACGCCTACAGCCGCCAGGGCTGGGCCGAGGTCGCCGCCGAGGTGCGCGAGCGCTGGCAGGCCGGCGACCGGGACGGCGCGGCCGGTCTGGTGACCGACGAGATGGTGCTCGGCACGACGCTGATCGGTACGGAGGCCATGGTCCGCGAGCGCCTCGCGGTCTGGCGCGACGCCGGCGTCGACACCGTCCGCCTCTACCCGGCCGGCGAGACCCTGGAGGACCGGCTCACCACCCTGGGGCGGGCGATCGAGCTGGTCCGCGAGGCCGGCGCGCCCGCCTGA
- a CDS encoding SRPBCC family protein produces the protein MEWTGARYADKPTVEARTWIDAPPATVWALVSDIGLMPDMSKELRSVTWLDGAEAPAVGARFVGRSEHEALGKWETTSHVIECEPESVFAWAVEDPSDPSAVWRFRLHAKDGGTELSEWMQLGPGRSGLSLAIDRMPDKEQKIVFVRLREFERGITATLAEIKKRAEA, from the coding sequence TTGGAGTGGACGGGCGCACGCTACGCGGACAAACCCACGGTCGAGGCACGGACCTGGATCGACGCCCCACCGGCCACGGTGTGGGCGCTGGTCAGCGACATCGGACTGATGCCGGACATGAGCAAGGAGCTCCGGTCCGTCACCTGGCTGGACGGGGCCGAAGCTCCGGCGGTGGGGGCCAGGTTCGTCGGCCGCAGTGAACACGAGGCGCTCGGGAAGTGGGAGACCACCTCCCATGTGATCGAGTGCGAGCCGGAGTCGGTGTTCGCCTGGGCGGTGGAGGATCCGTCCGACCCCTCCGCGGTCTGGCGGTTCCGGCTCCACGCGAAGGACGGCGGGACGGAGCTGTCGGAGTGGATGCAGCTGGGTCCGGGGCGTTCCGGGCTGTCCCTCGCCATCGACCGGATGCCCGACAAGGAGCAGAAGATCGTGTTCGTACGGCTGCGGGAGTTCGAGCGTGGCATCACCGCCACCCTCGCCGAGATCAAGAAGCGGGCGGAGGCGTGA
- a CDS encoding helix-turn-helix domain-containing protein, whose product MKRTSFAKWPCSIARTVDLLGDHWTPLVVREAFYGIRRFDEFQQELGIARNTLTDRLRHLVDERILEKRLYEAEPPRYDYVLTEKGRDLFAVLAAMSAWGDRWLAGERGVPVVFHHEACGHDTTPEVVCAQCRTPLRSEETSMRMGPGYPERLRERPDIRRRFGTD is encoded by the coding sequence ATGAAACGGACGTCGTTCGCCAAGTGGCCGTGCTCCATCGCGCGGACCGTCGACCTGCTGGGTGACCACTGGACACCGCTCGTGGTGCGGGAGGCCTTCTACGGGATCCGCCGCTTCGACGAGTTCCAGCAGGAACTGGGCATCGCCCGCAACACCTTGACCGACCGGCTGCGCCATCTGGTGGACGAGCGGATCCTGGAGAAGCGGCTGTACGAGGCCGAGCCGCCGCGCTACGACTACGTCCTCACGGAGAAGGGCCGGGACCTGTTCGCGGTGCTGGCCGCGATGTCCGCGTGGGGCGACCGGTGGCTGGCCGGGGAGCGGGGCGTGCCCGTGGTCTTCCACCACGAGGCGTGCGGCCACGACACCACGCCCGAGGTCGTCTGCGCGCAGTGCCGTACACCGCTCAGGTCCGAGGAGACCTCGATGCGGATGGGGCCCGGCTATCCCGAGCGGCTCAGGGAGCGGCCGGACATCCGCCGGCGGTTCGGCACCGACTGA
- a CDS encoding SDR family oxidoreductase, which translates to MKIEGSVALVTGANRGIGLAFCRALLARGAAKVYAGVRRPESFTEPGPVPLRLDVTDPEQIEAAARTASDATIVINNAGIQGGPPLLEGSLDGARQELEVNYLGTWAVSRAFAPVLAANGGGALVNMLSVASWRSTWRFPSYAASKAAQWSVTNALRVALREQGTLVVGVHVGWVDTDATAAVDEPKTDAAEVAAQTMEAIARDEPEVLVDETARRVRAALSGPLDLLYPTG; encoded by the coding sequence ATGAAGATCGAGGGATCGGTCGCGCTGGTGACCGGAGCCAACCGGGGGATCGGGCTGGCGTTCTGCCGGGCCCTGCTCGCCCGGGGCGCGGCCAAGGTGTACGCGGGTGTACGACGGCCGGAGAGCTTCACCGAACCGGGGCCGGTGCCGCTGCGCCTCGACGTCACCGACCCCGAGCAGATCGAGGCCGCCGCCCGGACCGCGTCCGACGCGACCATCGTGATCAACAACGCGGGCATCCAGGGCGGGCCGCCCCTGCTGGAGGGCTCCCTGGACGGCGCCCGGCAGGAGCTGGAGGTGAACTACCTGGGCACCTGGGCCGTCTCGCGCGCCTTCGCGCCGGTGCTCGCGGCCAACGGCGGCGGCGCCCTCGTGAACATGCTGTCCGTGGCGTCGTGGCGCTCGACCTGGCGGTTCCCCAGCTACGCCGCGTCCAAGGCGGCGCAGTGGTCGGTGACCAACGCGCTGCGGGTCGCCCTGCGGGAGCAGGGAACGCTGGTCGTCGGCGTGCACGTCGGCTGGGTGGACACCGACGCCACCGCGGCGGTGGACGAGCCGAAGACGGACGCTGCCGAGGTGGCCGCGCAGACCATGGAGGCGATCGCCCGCGACGAGCCCGAGGTCCTCGTCGACGAGACAGCCCGCCGGGTCCGCGCCGCGCTCTCCGGTCCGCTCGATCTTCTCTACCCGACCGGCTGA